The stretch of DNA ctatcacaattaataaaatgttatttttcatgagatgaacaattgtataactgtaaaatgttaagcgttatctaaacgccctaactgccaagttttgattggcccgatttatggtttccccaaataaagacttcaaaatcggtgtacctgtggaaatccgcattgcaaatatacatgcaggtcgggggtatttttgttcccaccgagctgtgtttccctaacaccgacttctaaatcaatttgcctgagggaatccgctttgtcaaaacatgcaagtcggtagTATTTTCCCCACTGagatgtgtttctctaacacggacttcaaaactaatgtgcctgagggaatccgctttgcaaatacatccAAATCGGGAgtaatttttggtgttgagtataatttcagagggaaatgtaaaacacaatgatcgttttacaatttttccgttcaaatattttggtagtcctaggcatcatatcaaacgtaaaaggacgttcatcaaatttatttgtaacgaagaacataatctattacgaaaatttcgatgcattctaaaataatattcgaagtggtaaacatgtGGGTTGCAtcatataattgcgtagttctacgtcgaaaatatgcggtcgtgtctagatacaaccccttacagtttttttttataattctgaATCAGTTGCATAGGTTCTAAGGAGCCAAAATCTTATCGAACCACCTTAATAcgttttttctaaaaatattgGTAACTTGATTAATGcaccaaaattttaattttaacaaTAGAAATTCCGCTAAAATGTATGTACATTATGCCCTTCTGAAAAATCAGTcttgagtaaaaaaatattccaatagtGAAAAAAACTCAGTATTCTACGTCAAATGCATGTCTTTGTCTCGACTATGAATTAAGCTGATTAGGAAAGAATTGCAAAACTTGTCTTCAAATATTCGTTTTATCATTTTACCTAGGAAATAAATGAAATGTATGCTGCAAAACTGGACATCAATGACAAAGTCCTTATAACCTGGCGGCTGGTCGAAAGGTATTCGGTTGGATTGCGGAATAACCGAGCACATAGTTTGAAGGCGTGTCATACAAGTCTTCGGGCTAATCGCTGCTACGCCAGCAATCGTTGGGATTATACATTCGCTTGCTTTGGATGGGATTCCATTTGTATTAATattcatgaattttaattttcgatcACTTCTCTCTGCCATATCCGAGAGAGGCAGCAAGCAGTTTACCACCAGTGTGGGCAATTTCGGTCACAGCGGTTGCCGAGAGTGGTGCGATATATGTGCAGTGCCCAAGCCTAATTAGAATCTATGGGCTTATCAGGAAAATATCGAACTGTAATGGTCAACACATTCGTCTGGAACGGGATATTCGCATCCTGAGAGGACAACAATAAAGGAAACATTTCTTCGGCTTTTTGTATTAATATTTATAGCGAGGATAGCGGCAAATTTATAAAGTCCATTGCATAAATTATAAGCACCAAAAACCTAAATTTTATTACTTGAAAGCGAAGCCAAAGGAGTAACATGAAAGGATGCATAAATAATGTGTGCATCTCTCGACAGGAAAATGAGAGAATGATACCACTAGAAGCCTTCTGGATGGGATGGGCGGCCAGCGCGCTAGGGATGGCCTTTTCGTTAGGtggatttttcatttctgtacaatgtaatctgaaaaaaataaagtttttcgCGGTACATGTGTTGCGTCGGTGGTTggcgtttttgacgtgggactacatctaaccggagtatatggggtgtgaaatgaaaacctaaacacagaacatgctggaaaaaatgaaagattccgaatgcttataactcgaacatttcttactggatcggaaagatgtttccatcaattggtaaggaatatttctacgcatctatcgcatttaataaaatgttattttttattagataaacaattgaataactggaaaatgtgaagcgttatctaaacgccctaactccctcgtttttattggcccgatttacggtttccccaacacagccatcataaccaagtagccgtggggaaatcggcattgcaaatacatgaaagtatggggacttttgttctcaccgaaatgtgttccctaacacagacttcaaaaccaaacagttttggaggaatcggcattgcaaatacatcggtaacggtattgaattaaagagactttaaactctgagagttcatttgtctctggtgcaaatacatgaaagtcagcggtatttttattccgactgaaatatgtttccctaacacatacttcaaatccatggagcgtggggaaattggcattacagcttcatgcaagtcgggggtatttttgtttcgactgaaatgtgtttccccaacacattgacattgcaaatacatgcaagtcggggccattttttccggctgaaatgtgtttccccaacacagatttcacaACCAAGTCTGGTGTCTGGTGAAATAGGCAGTGCAATTTCAAGTTGGggctatttttgttccgactgaaatgtgtttcccaaacacagacttcaaatctatggagcgtgggaaaattgacattgcaacttcatgcaagtcgggggtatttttgttacgactgaaatgtgtttacctaatacagacttctaaactaAGGTGTCtcgggaaatcggctttgcaaataaatgaaaacttcgagtacttttgtactcacttgcctttgtgcagactaaaatatgtttccttaacacggtcttctaaacttaggaatgtGGGAAAATTGTGCAGACATTATGGGCGAATAAACTTTCAAGTTCAaaacctctatagtataaaaagtagaagttgatgtAGTTGATTCATGCatgccgggggtacttctgcacccgcatgtttttttttgcactccgaaaagtgttttactaacacggattacaaaaaccgggtacgaacacaacgctttggttcgcttattcaagattgcattgaaggatatgccttcatatcttctgctcattgaatttctacgcataccatttgatgattaggcaaaatgttgataaccatttgctgcgataacgcctatagattaaacaatatgtgttcaaggtacatgtcaaaatcgaaactgagtgcctgaagttcaagAATCAAGCATATTCGCGTTTTGAGAAGTACGTACAATTGAGAGATGcagacttcagagggaaatgtaaaatattataaaataatcgtttgataatatCCTACTGGGTTTCATACGCCGTCACGCGTACGAGTTCAGCAATATCCATGTtctgaaaatcatgtgcttaaggcatatgatgcagaaaacaggtctaaactttatgcacagctATTATTTGGtggatattttttgacgtaggataatCGAGCACgtcgtaaaaattgtccaatttcaaacgtttattactctgtcatttcatgatggattgatgaaatttttgcgtcaatcgattccggcactccataccaattttttatattgataaaataatatatgtcatgaaactaaccatcgaacaattgaaaaatctcaactcctatcctaacggaaatctcattctgattggtcgaaattaacgacacatgcagcggttccctaacagagacatctaaaccaagctgcctgggggaaattgacattgcaaatacatgaaagtaggaggagcttttgctcccactgaAATGTATTCaataaccaagctgcctgggggaaatcggcattgcaaatacatgaaagtagtgaGAACTttcgttcctaccgaaatgcgttccctaacagagacatcaaaaccaaggtgctcgggggaaatcggcattgcaaatatatgcaagtcgggggcatttttatattgcaaataagATGAGTGATACGATCAATTATAGCAAGTTTggtactttaatgttggttgcttcgtgaaatttcatatcaatgactgatcgtgtattgtgagaaatttagcacaaatgtaagtgtaaaattgtaaacagttgtgttaaaaatgacttgatatatgaaacagtttattttaattttcataaataaaaaccaaggggtgttcccgctcgagaacaagtcgttcggtttaagcagTCTGTTTATTTTCACCTAAagaaagttcatacggcgagaaaagttggaaaatgaaaaaatattcgaaaaagtgatttctcatatactctacatatagtattaggtgttgttagtccaattacaattcgcattgggttaaataaacactaaagtaaacattataaaagaaaattaccgtttccatttcaaatatgttttctctatattgaagtaacatgtttttactgatgagaaaaattgataattgtgttcggtattgataattatcttatataacaTTGATGAGTTATAtaaggttttcatcatatctcatttcacttcgccatcttctatcgtgatacgcaccatacaACGACTAATTACTTCTATCATCAGTGTTGTAAACACTAGTAGAGTAaataaacaatacccaacaaccaaacaaacggCCACTAAATCATTATAAAAGagtttaatttttcaaacatatccaaaatcaacatatagcctaacggaatcctacgtcaactatgcggtcgtgtctcagacacaaccctcctgcgaCTTtttataaattagttcaatatgcttttaggctttctactttggtaccttttttgattgaaaacataaaaaaatcatcgaataaaatgttttcgaatgaagcgaataaaaatcaaacttcggacactaaatcaaatttcggacagatttaattcaaatttcggacactttattttgtaattgaatcaaattttggacactaaatcaaatttcggacagattgaattcaaatttcggacactttattttgtaattttatggacgaaaattacattaaacttaattatatttgaggggcttagaatgcaaggggtgtaagtgacttgatctaTTTCTCTctatcgactttctcttttgatcataacttaactgcaaacacattcccagcttatttgacaatgtggacgacaggtcagaacctcaattatcggattctatagcaaaaccAAATTGGAACgagttattcacgaaagaaaaagttgatgaagagaaatcgatcaagccacttaaagggtgtgtcacatcaaattgcatcacggaaaaaacgctgtagaaattcgcccagtggactgatccttttgaaagttttagacagtaaaataaaaactattaaacaacttttggcattttctttttattcatacttcgagcccaagcccgtatgctcgtaccttcctctttaccccgtccataaggttctgtacaacgtcaggttgtagtttttttttaaccgaAATCCATTCTCTATTGTAgtctgcctccgatttgacaacttttgggttcttccggagagcctgcttcataatcacccaatatttctctattgggcgaagctccggcgcgttgggcgggttcatttccttcggcacgaaggtgaccccgttggcttcgtaccactccaacacgtcctttgaatagtggcacgaagcgagatccggccagaagatggtcgggccctcgtgctgcttcaatagtggtagtaagcgcttctgtaggcactccttaatgtaaacctgcccgtttaccgtgccggtcatcacgaagggggcgctccgctttccgcaagagcagatcgcttgccacaccatgtactttttggcaaacttggatagtttctgcttgcgaatctcctccggaacgctgaatttgtcctctgcggagaagaacaacaggcccggcagctgacgaaagtccgctttgacgtaggtttcgtcgtccattaccaggcaatgcggcttcgtcagtatttcggtgtacagctttcgggctcgcgtcttccccaccatgttttgcctttcgtcgcggttaggagccttctgaaccttgtatgtacgcaggccctcccgctgcttggtccgctggacgaatgaacttgacaaattcagcttattggcgacatcccggaccgaacttctcggatcacgtctaaactgcttaactacgcgcttgtgatctttttcactgacggagcatccatttttgccgttattcaccttccggtcgatggttaggttctcgaagtatcgttttagtactctgctgaccgtggattggacgattcccagtatcttaccgatgtcccgatgtgacaactccggattttcgaaatgagtgcacaggattaattcacgacgctctttttcgttcgacgacatttttccaaatttacgaaaaattgacggtgaagcatggccaacgtgatctatacactcttatctgattataagcgaaagctgaagatagaattcctaaaaattaaatttctacagcgttgttttccgtgatgcaattcgatgtgacacaccctttacaccccttgcattctaagcccctcattttatagtcaactgcgaaacacttaccaagcaatcacagtaaactgttaacgatgatgagaactgatgagcacgggagaaatttaaatattttttatgatcGAGTACGTGctacgtgctcacgcaaaacaaacgtcaaacacaaacgataatgagtggtgctgttgattttttccctactatgtaataatttaaatgttattctcaaatgaagtgatagtgaaaccaagggataactctgaagaagcaattgtgatattaaatttatagttatatcatcagtgcatgaagcatttcaagatattagaacaaagtgtccgaaatgtgattcagaacggtatataaataaaagtggatcgccgaatgtgttgataagagcaaaactcgagagacaattgtccgatttagggcagtttctattctatcatatttatcaaacatttagtccatgtaacggagaaacatattatttgcaagtggttgaaaaatcttgaacgacagttgtgtctgaaaataatctgatattataatgacgagttctggtagaagtactgggaattttatagtaaaagttaattttaaagAGTAGATTAGAATGAacgttctgcgattggacccatgaacgtgggcttagtgagaaaacgtgaatgtgataacaataatattgAAATAGATGGTATTgcatatttattaatttttttgtacgTAATACATTTCCATAAATGATTTGAGATCGTTTGGGTCTGTAAATTGTAAAAATGATCAataattcaattcgcttgtttatacccaTATTACTAGCTCCTAAACTTCTTCGAGTGATTGGAAAATCGTTTTGTTCATTTATGTTCGCGTGAATCGTATCAAATTTTAACGGTGATGTACGATCGAGGTTTCATCAGTAGACGAATCTATGGAAGGGAAAATCAAATCGTAAATTAGTGCATGAatctttttcttaatttttttccgtGTAACCCCATAGTTCTTGAATTCATTAATTCTTTGATTATTTAATTCCTTaataatttcattatttaattCAGTAATGAGTTCATAATGCTTCAATTTTTTAACTCTCCAATTCCTTAAttctttaattttaaatttttaaatcattCTTCTTCTATTCTTTTGTTCTTTTACTCTTTAATTCTGTAACCTTTCAATCCTTCAATTctataattctttaattctttgatttatttattctctcattcttttattatttcatgcAGTCCCGCCGTAACGAATAAACTTCGATAGAGAGTACGCTCGGcgattaatgattttttagatTTACCTTCTCAGTTTTCCAAAGATAACTTTCTGCCGTCACGATTAGATTTCTGTAAAGCGTGCGCGCGGTGCATAATGGAACATATCGCCGGAATTAATATTTCTAAAGGAGTTCACTCGGTTCCCTTCTTAGGTCTccaaaatataattatgttcAGCTGTCACGATTGGAGTCCTATGAAGAGTATGTgcgatgaataacggaatatatcgccaagtcgattagtttttttttagtttaaaaCAGATtccctcggttaccttctcaggtttcctctCTTTTCTGTAGTGATTTCTATAAAGCGATGAGTAACGAAATACATCGCCAGGACGATTGATTTTAGATGAGTTATGTAGTTTACCTTCTCCggttttccaaagttaacctaTCCTATCTCCAAAGATACGAATTTGTATCCCGGTCAATGaatatcggagcagttttctcGATTACCTTCTCTGGTTTCCCATAGTCAACTCTCCGCCATCGCGATTGGATTTCGATAAGGATACGTGCGATGAGTAATAGAACATATAGATGGTGTCGGGGTATAACCgtgtaaaatttaattttttttttttaaccactTATATTGGTAGCCTTCCTTTTGAAGGGCTAACCGTACTAATAGTCCAACATATGACAACACCAAACACGGTTTCTTTCACAACATTACAGTCTACATCGGATATACATTAAACACTCTATTTACATTAACATAATacataacataacattaaaaacaataattaatTGCAGCCGGTATTTAGGATTCCATCCGATCGGGAGAAACGGGTCCAACCACACACTTCAATGATGATGGCTTATTCTCTTCCTAAAGATGATTCGCTCTTCGTCGAGTGGAGTGACGTAGCCTCTTCTTACGATGTAGATAGTGATTGCCTCCGAAATAATTGCTCTTGTTTACATTCTCCTGATTATTTTCGAACTCATGCAAGAGAAGACAGCTTCCTTCCAAGTCAGGGCTGTAGCCTAGGGCTATTTCCAGACATCCTCACCCACCCAGAAATAGCGTGGATTTCTGAAAAGACATAAATATCCTCTTCGACCATATGGGAGCGGGAACGGATAGGTAGATGATAGTATGCTCGAAATTGGataattctcaataattttcttcatttaaTTCTGGCAAAAAACAAATCTTTTCGATGGGTCTTCGAAGCGAACCTGTAGCTGTTTTCAACGTTACTACACGCACTATTCCATCGCTTCCCGGGTGAATCTCCTCGATTCTTCCCATCTTCCAGCGCAATGGAGGCAGATTATCTTCCTTGATGATGACCAGTTTGCCAGTTTGAATGGGTATCGGTGGTTTCCAGCGTTTCGAACGTCCTTGCAGTTGACACAAATACTCTCCTTGCCATCTCTTCCAGAAATGTTGTAACCTTTGTTGAATAAGTTGCCAATGGTGCAGCCGATTGCTTGGGATCGCCAATAAATCCGGTTCTGGTAAATCTTGCAGTGAAGAACCAATTAGGAAATGCGCAGGAGTTAGCGGTTGCAAATCACACGGATCATTCGAAATAGGAGTTATTGGTCTGGAGTTAAGACAAGCTTCTACTTGTGCCAGCAAAGTCGTCATGTCTTCTATCGACACTGGATTTTCTCCAATTACTCTCAATAGGTGATGTTTTGCTGATCGTACAGCTGCCTCCCAAAGTCCTCCAAAGTGTGGGGCACTAGGGGGATTGAAGTGCCACTGAACGCCTTCATCTGCACACATTCTTGATATCTTGTCACTATGCTGTTTATCCCGAAGTAGCCGCATGAACTCTCGAAGCTTGTTCCTAGCTCCAACGAAATTTGTGCCGTTGTCCGAGTATATATCGGTGCACTTTCCTCTTCGCGCCATAAATCTTCGTAAGGCTTGTATGAATCGATCTGTAGATAAATCACTCACTAGTTCCAAATGTACCGCCTTAGTGCACATGCATACAAATAACGAAACGTAAGCCTTGACTGCTGTACGACGAGGTCCGGGTCTTATGTAAACTGGTCCAAAATAATCAATACCGGTTTTTGAAAATGGTCTGGATATGGTTACACGAGCGGCTGGTAAATCACCCATAAATTGCTGTATTAGTGATGGTTCCGAACGAAAACATTTGATACATTGATGCACAATTTGTTTGGCAGTACTCCGTCCACCTAGCGGCCAGAAACGAAGTCTAACAGTGTTCAATAAAAGTTGTGGCCCTGCGTGGAACAGACGTACATGATAATGTTTCAATAGCATTCGCGTGAAGCGATGACGGGCTGGTAACACCATTGGATGTTTAGTATCATCGCACCCGGCAGCATTCCGCAACCGTTCACCAACTCTCAAAACTTGATCCTTGGATACATATGGGTTGAACCACCGGAGCGGAGAATTTCGGGGTACCGAATCATTCTTCAATAATGCCTTCCATTCTTCAACGAAACATTCCTTTTGCACACAACGTACTAATATTCGTTCAGCGCGATGAAGCTCGTCAGTTGTGATAAACCCAGTTCTTTTATCCGGAGATTTTATCAGATACTCCATTAGACGCAACCAAACAACTGTGCGCCGAAGTAAATTCGAGTACGATGAAAATTTTTCTAAATACCACTCGTTGAATTCAGCCGTGGGTGAAGTTGTTGTAGGAGCCGCGATTACCAAATGTCGTCGTTCATCTTCCGCTTCATCATGTTGGGTAAAACCTATAGAAGGCCATTTGATCGATGTTTCAGCTAACCAATGAGGTCCATACCACCAAATTTCATTTTGCTGGATGTCGTTTGGGAAGATTCCTCTCGATATCATATCTGCTGGATTCTGAATTCCGGAAACATGCCTCCATTCAAATCCTTCTGTGATATTCTGGATCTTGGCTACTCTATTGGCAACATACGTGGTCCAAGTCGTGGGAACTGATTGGATCCACCGTAGCACACATGTTGAGTCAGTCCAAAAATATGTCGGTACATTCAAATGAGTAGCTCGCATGGCCTTCTCGAATAATTGGGCGGTTAGTAGAGCTCCACAAAGTTCCAACCGAGGTATAGATTGCGTTTTTAGTGGAGAAACCTTTGATTTCGACGTCAACAATCGCACAATTATCTTCCCTTCGGAATTCTCGCTACGCACATATATGCAGCCACCATAGGCCTTCTCTGAAGCATCTGAGAAACAGTGGAGCTGTACCGAAACTGCTCCTGGAATAATGACACAGCGATCTATCCTTATGTTGTTCATACTGTGAAGCTGCTCATAAAATTTGCGCCAGCTCTCACCCACCATTGAAGGTAGTGGCTGATCCCAATCAAAACTGTGATTATTATTGCAGCGCAATGTCCATATTTGCTGCATAAATACTTTTGCTGTTGTTATGACCGCTCCAATCAGACCTAGTGGATCGAACAGCGTAGCTATGATGGATAACACTTGTCGTTTGGTGATAGGTTTAGTTTTGTCCAGTGGGGAAATATTGAACGATACCATGAATTCATCCCTTTGGGGCGACCAATTCAACCCTAAGGTCTTCACCATCGAATCAGGGCTGATATTGATTCCAAAATAGTCACGAATTGCCAGACTTTCTCCAGAAATTCCGTGTAGAGCTTCAGGGCAATTTGAAgcccattttcgaagcctgaaTCCTCCCCTTTTCAACATCTCGTTCAACTGGATCTGAAGCTCCAACGCCTCCTCCTTTGTATTTGCACCCGTTATCACGTCGTCCATATATATATCTTCTTCCACTGCTTTGGCTGCTAGGGGGAGGGATTCTCTCTCATCCATTGCCAGTAGTTTGAGCGTTCGAGTTGCTAAAAACGGTGCTGGCTTTGTTCCGTAAGTGACTGTATTAAGTTCGAAGGTATCAACTTCCTGATTTGGTGAAGGGCGCCAAAGTATAGACTGATAGTGCCGGTCCTCGTATCGAACTAGAATCTGTCGAAACATCTTCTCGACATCAGCAACGAGCATAATTTGCTTGATTCTACAGCGAAGAACTATCGAACGTAAGTCATCCTGAATAACCGGTCCCACCAATAATCCATCGTTTAGAGCTACTCCCGAGGATGTTTTGCATGACGCATCAAATACTACTCGAATTTTTGTTGTGGTACTAGTCTCCTTGACTACTGGATGGTGTGGTAGATAGCATCGTTCGGTTAAGTCTTGATCGGCTTCAGTAATCTTTTGCATGTGACCTAGCTGCATATATTCCTCCATGAACAGCACGTACTGTTCCCTTAAATTTACGTCCCTTGCAAGTCTCCTTTCGGTTGACAGTAGACGCCTTAATGCGATGTCCCTTGATTTGCCCAATCTTCGCACAACGTCCTCCTTCATTGGTAGAGCTACAGTGTAACGTCCGCTGGATTCACGATTTACAAAATGCATGAAATGTGATTCACATTGAGTCTCCTCTGGCGAATAAAGATTGACTGGGTTGACCTCCTCCGAGTGAAATCTTTCTTCCGGTTTCGAAGAATTCAAAGAACGACTCAATACCAAGAACCATATCTACTTCCTGAGAGACACAGAATGAAGGGTCCGCTAGCTCTATTCCTTCGGGAAATTTCCAACCATCGGTGTTCACGTTTCTAGTTGGCAAATTAGCTGTTACCTTCGGAAGTACGAGAAATTTCATGCTTCGTGCGTAGCTCGCCACACGTGAGCGTACCACTGCCCTTATTCTTTGTTGGACCCTTGACGATGCCTGTCCAATTCCAACGATAGCAATATCCACTTTCTCTCGATATACCTTCAGATGCTGACTCAACCGTTCGGTAATAAAATTGCTTTCTGACCCTGAATCTAGGAGAGCACGTGCAGGATAGCGATTACCAAAGTCATCCTCTACAATGACCACCGCAGTGGCGAGAAGAACTTGAGGTGTATAACGCAAAGCTGCACCCGATACTTGGAGA from Toxorhynchites rutilus septentrionalis strain SRP chromosome 3, ASM2978413v1, whole genome shotgun sequence encodes:
- the LOC129774019 gene encoding uncharacterized protein LOC129774019, with the protein product MKEDVVRRLGKSRDIALRRLLSTERRLARDVNLREQYVLFMEEYMQLGHMQKITEADQDLTERCYLPHHPVVKETSTTTKIRVVFDASCKTSSGVALNDGLLVGPVIQDDLRSIVLRCRIKQIMLVADVEKMFRQILVRYEDRHYQSILWRPSPNQEVDTFELNTVTYGTKPAPFLATRTLKLLAMDERESLPLAAKAVEEDIYMDDVITGANTKEEALELQIQLNEMLKRGGFRLRKWASNCPEALHGISGESLAIRDYFGINISPDSMVKTLGLNWSPQRDEFMVSFNISPLDKTKPITKRQVLSIIATLFDPLGLIGAVITTAKVFMQQIWTLRCNNNHSFDWDQPLPSMVGESWRKFYEQLHSMNNIRIDRCVIIPGAVSVQLHCFSDASEKAYGGCIYVRSENSEGKIIVRLLTSKSKVSPLKTQSIPRLELCGALLTAQLFEKAMRATHLNVPTYFWTDSTCVLRWIQSVPTTWTTYVANRVAKIQNITEGFEWRHVSGIQNPADMISRGIFPNDIQQNEIWWYGPHWLAETSIKWPSIGFTQHDEAEDERRHLVIAAPTTTSPTAEFNEWYLEKFSSYSNLLRRTVVWLRLMEYLIKSPDKRTGFITTDELHRAERILVRCVQKECFVEEWKALLKNDSVPRNSPLRWFNPYVSKDQVLRVGERLRNAAGCDDTKHPMVLPARHRFTRMLLKHYHVRLFHAGPQLLLNTVRLRFWPLGGRSTAKQIVHQCIKCFRSEPSLIQQFMGDLPAARVTISRPFSKTGIDYFGPVYIRPGPRRTAVKAYVSLFVCMCTKAVHLELVSDLSTDRFIQALRRFMARRGKCTDIYSDNGTNFVGARNKLREFMRLLRDKQHSDKISRMCADEGVQWHFNPPSAPHFGGLWEAAVRSAKHHLLRVIGENPVSIEDMTTLLAQVEACLNSRPITPISNDPCDLQPLTPAHFLIGSSLQDLPEPDLLAIPSNRLHHWQLIQQRLQHFWKRWQGEYLCQLQGRSKRWKPPIPIQTGKLVIIKEDNLPPLRWKMGRIEEIHPGSDGIVRVVTLKTATGSLRRPIEKICFLPELNEENY